One Natator depressus isolate rNatDep1 chromosome 5, rNatDep2.hap1, whole genome shotgun sequence DNA segment encodes these proteins:
- the LOC141987954 gene encoding LOW QUALITY PROTEIN: zinc finger BED domain-containing protein 5-like (The sequence of the model RefSeq protein was modified relative to this genomic sequence to represent the inferred CDS: inserted 4 bases in 2 codons; deleted 1 base in 1 codon; substituted 1 base at 1 genomic stop codon): protein MDLWLKEGTLKGKASSSGTPTVAEINEQNIVTLQSEDEQLQSFVAEKSVSTSALSKVKEFPPKPKRKYDESYLSFGFTCVGNKDVPDAQCIMCNKILENSSLAPAKLHSHLETKHAEYKDKDISFFKRERDSLGNCKLSMIKIAKTENESATEASYLVSYHIALAGEAHSIGEMLIKPCAKDIVMCMLSEQSGKKIDAVQLSNNTVACRIKDLADDIEKELVCQLKICHEYSLQLDESTDISGLTVLLYIXRYRFNNIIEEDLLLCESLQSYTTGEEIFNCINNLIRKHEISWGKCIDVCTDGARAMIGKIKGAVTRIVKXVAPESTKSHCVLHRQALAVKKIPAYLKIVFDEAVQIINFVKSRPLQSRLFKILCKEMGSQHKTLLLHMEVRWLSRGKVLVRLFEFRSELLVFFTSDNSGRKFNDCLTNSLWLMRLAYLADIFAKLNEINLLLQGKIVTIFTTMDKISSLKKKLEFWASSVEQNNFDCFPTLHEFLTEINSTVHEEVSSTILQHLCDLQASLLEYFPTTTDDNAWVQNPFVITAKPVGFTAHDYESLIDLISDSVWKQKFKDLLLNNFWSSLIEEYPNVAKRAVXVLLPFATTYLCEMGFSYYTATKIKYRNRLDAAPHMRIQLSSIIPNIKQICDRKMQKHQSH from the exons ATGGATTTGTGGCTTAAAGAAGGAACTTTGAAAGGAAAAGCAAGTTCTTCTGGTACTCCAACTGTGGCCGAAATAAACGAGCAAAATATTGTGACACTTCAAAGTGAGGATGAACAATTGCAGTCTTTTGTTGCTGAAAAATCTGTTAGTACTAGTGCGTTATCCAAGGTGAAAGAATTTCCACCGAA ACCAAAACGAAAGTATGATGAAAGTTATTTGTCTTTCGGTTTTACGTGTGTTGGAAATAAAGATGTTCCTGATGCGCAGTGCATCATGTGCAACAAAATACTAGAAAATAGTTCATTGGCTCCTGCTAAACTTCATAGCCATTTGGAAACCAAGCATGCTGAATACAAAGACAAAGATATAAGTTTTTTCAAGAGGGAGCGTGACTCACTTGGAAATTGTAAACTTTCAATGATTAAAATTGCTAAAACAGAAAACGAAAGTGCAACAGAGGCATCTTATCTAGTAAGTTACCATATAGCGCTTGCCGGAGAAGCTCACAGTATTGGAGAAATGCTTATCAAGCCTTGTGCGAAAGATATTGTAATGTGCATGTTGAGCGAGCAGTCTGGT AAAAAAATTGATGCTGTACAGTTGTCAAATAATACTGTTGCATGCCGTATTAAAGATCTTGCCGATGACATAGAAAAAGAGCTAGTTTGCCAACTGAAAATTTGCCACGAGTATTCATTGCAGCTAGATGAGTCCACTGACATTTCAGGACTTACTGTGCTACTATACAT TAGATATAGATTTAATAATATTATTGAAGAGGACCTGCTCTTATGTGAATCTCTGCAAAGCTACACGACTGGAGAAGAAATATTCAACTGCATCAACAATTTGATCAGAAAGCATGAAATTAGTTGGGGAAAATGTATTGATGTATGTACTGATGGTGCTCGGGCAATGATTGGGAAGATTAAGGGAGCTGTAACACGAATCGTTAA TGTGGCACCAGAAAGCACTAAGAGCCATTGTGTTCTACACAGACAAGCACTTGCAGTTAAAAAAATACCAGCATATCTGAAAATTGTGTTCGATGAAGCAGTACAAATTATCAATTTTGTCAAATCTCGACCACTTCAATCCAGGTTATTTAAAATTTTGTGCAAGGAAATGGGTAGTCAGCACAAAACACTTCTTTTACATATGGAAGTGAGGTGGCTATCCAGAGGAAAAGTGCTTGTGAGGCTTTTTGAGTTTCGTAGTGAACTACTGGTATTCTTCACTTCAGATAATTCAGGACGAAAATTTAATGACTGTCTGACAAATTCCTTATGGCTAATGAGACTTGCGTATCTTGCAGATATTTTtgcaaaattaaatgaaattaatcTGTTGCTGCAAGGTAAGATTGTGACCATTTTTACTACAATGGATAAAATTTCGTCATTAAAAAAGAAACTGGAATTCTGGGCATCTTCTGTAGAACAGAATAACTTCGACTGCTTCCCTACACTACATGAATTTCTGACTGAAATAAATTCTACAGTCCATGAAGAAGTTTCCAGCACCATTTTACAGCACTTATGTGACTTGCAGGCCTCTTTATTAGAATATTTTCCGACAACTACTGATGATAATGCTTGGGTTCAAAATCCGTTTGTAATTACAGCCAAACCAGTAGGCTTTACTGCACACGATTATGAAAGCCTAATTGACTTAATTTCTGATTCTGTTTGGAAACAAAAGTTTAAGGATCTTCTGCTGAATAATTTTTGGAGCAGCCTAATAGAAGAGTACCCTAATGTGGCTAAACGTGCAGTTTGAGTGCTCCTTCCTTTTGCTACAACTTATTTGTGTGAGATGGGATTTTCATATTATACTGCAACAAAAATCAAATATAGGAATAGACTTGATGCTGCGCCTCACATGAGGATTCAACTTTCCAGCATTATTCCTAATATTAAGCAAATTTGTGATAGAAAAATGCAGAAACACCAATCCCATTAA